From a single Candidatus Auribacterota bacterium genomic region:
- a CDS encoding DDE-type integrase/transposase/recombinase, translating to MQPTVDLSRIHAHPSLVGLILTFHISFALSARKTALMLRQVFNIRISYQTVLNYSEAAAYWCHRFNRNFKGSIDTIAAIDETYIKVAGKWAFTFLAVAIRSLKIIAYHVAHDRSVLPAVCALKEAIRTAHPMQSLTLVSDGNPSYGDATHFVNSSKNGHPLKHRKVIGLQNLDQESETYRPFKQIIERLMRTYKSHTRSACGFDSFYGAIILTTLVVTHYNFLRPHSSLGYKTPIVIDDLQSIPTIQDQWCKIIDISMKLAA from the coding sequence ATGCAACCGACAGTCGATTTAAGCCGCATCCATGCCCATCCCAGCCTCGTCGGCCTTATCCTTACCTTCCACATATCCTTTGCTCTCTCCGCCCGCAAAACCGCGCTCATGCTCAGACAGGTGTTCAATATCCGCATCTCTTATCAGACCGTCCTCAACTACTCCGAAGCCGCAGCCTATTGGTGCCACCGCTTCAATCGCAACTTCAAAGGCTCTATTGATACGATAGCTGCCATTGATGAAACATACATCAAGGTCGCGGGCAAATGGGCATTTACCTTCCTGGCTGTCGCCATCCGCTCACTTAAAATTATTGCCTATCATGTCGCGCATGATCGCTCTGTTCTTCCCGCCGTCTGCGCCCTTAAAGAAGCCATCAGAACCGCTCACCCCATGCAATCTCTTACTCTCGTCAGCGATGGCAACCCTTCTTATGGCGATGCCACCCATTTCGTCAACTCCTCCAAAAACGGCCACCCTCTCAAACACCGCAAGGTAATCGGCCTGCAAAACCTTGATCAGGAGTCAGAAACCTATCGCCCTTTCAAACAAATAATCGAACGCCTCATGCGTACTTACAAGTCCCATACCCGCTCAGCGTGTGGCTTTGACTCATTCTACGGCGCCATAATCCTCACCACTCTCGTCGTTACTCACTATAACTTCTTAAGACCGCACAGCAGCCTAGGCTACAAAACACCTATCGTCATCGATGATCTTCAGTCTATACCCACCATCCAGGATCAGTGGTGTAAGATCATCGACATATCGATGAAGCTTGCTGCGTAG